From a single Ailuropoda melanoleuca isolate Jingjing chromosome 12, ASM200744v2, whole genome shotgun sequence genomic region:
- the RPS19 gene encoding 40S ribosomal protein S19 isoform X2: MPGVTVKDVNQQEFVRALAAFLKKSGKLKVPEWVDTVKLAKHKELAPYDENWFYTRAASTARHLYLRGGAGVGSMTKIYGGRQRNGVMPSHFSRGSKSVARRVLQALEGLKMVEKDQDGGRKLTPQGQRDLDRIAGQVAAANKKH; encoded by the exons atgCCTGGAGTTACTGTAAAAGACGTGAACCAGCAGGAGTTCGTCAGAGCTCTGGCAGCCTTCCTCAAAAA GTCTGGGAAGCTGAAAGTCCCTGAATGGGTGGACACTGTCAAGCTGGCCAAGCATAAAGAGCTTGCTCCCTACGATGAGAACTGGTTCTACACACGAGCTG CTTCCACAGCACGGCACTTGTACCTCCGGGGCGGCGCTGGGGTCGGCTCCATGACCAAGATCTACGGGGGACGTCAGAGAAACGGGGTCATGCCCAGCCACTTCAGTAGAGGCTCCAAGAGCGTGGCCCGCAGGGTCCTCCAAGCCCTAGAGGGGCTGAAAATGGTGGAAAAGGACCAAGATGG GGGCCGCAAACTGACACCTCAGGGACAAAGAGATCTGGACAGAATCGCCGGACAG
- the RPS19 gene encoding 40S ribosomal protein S19 isoform X1, with protein sequence MPGVTVKDVNQQEFVRALAAFLKKSGKLKVPEWVDTVKLAKHKELAPYDENWFYTRAASTARHLYLRGGAGVGSMTKIYGGRQRNGVMPSHFSRGSKSVARRVLQALEGLKMVEKDQDGCQVCPARSAAAPQAVREFCRKTNSEGLTPTSLADYPELREGAFLGSPAHLQEGPGSDRAESLHSWGTV encoded by the exons atgCCTGGAGTTACTGTAAAAGACGTGAACCAGCAGGAGTTCGTCAGAGCTCTGGCAGCCTTCCTCAAAAA GTCTGGGAAGCTGAAAGTCCCTGAATGGGTGGACACTGTCAAGCTGGCCAAGCATAAAGAGCTTGCTCCCTACGATGAGAACTGGTTCTACACACGAGCTG CTTCCACAGCACGGCACTTGTACCTCCGGGGCGGCGCTGGGGTCGGCTCCATGACCAAGATCTACGGGGGACGTCAGAGAAACGGGGTCATGCCCAGCCACTTCAGTAGAGGCTCCAAGAGCGTGGCCCGCAGGGTCCTCCAAGCCCTAGAGGGGCTGAAAATGGTGGAAAAGGACCAAGATGG GTGCCAGGTCTGTCCTGCACGGTCTGCAGCTGCCCCTCAGGCGGTCAGGGAATTCTGCAGAAAAACGAACAGTGAGGGGCTCACCCCGACCTCTCTGGCTGACTACCCCGAGCTCCGGGAAG GTGCCTTCTTGGGAAGCCCAGCTCACCTCCAGGAGGGGCCTGGCAGCGACAGGGCTGAGAGCCTGCACTCATGGGGGACTGTGTGA